The Neodiprion virginianus isolate iyNeoVirg1 chromosome 5, iyNeoVirg1.1, whole genome shotgun sequence genome contains a region encoding:
- the LOC124305832 gene encoding protein tramtrack, beta isoform isoform X4 produces MLADINGNLADLRSEAMASQRFCLRWNNHQSNLLSVFDQLLHDESFVDVTLAVEGQLLRAHKMVLSACSPYFQALFVGHPDKHPIVILKDVPYVDMRSLLDFMYRGEVSVDQDRLTAFLRVAESLRIKGLTEVNEDKCDLPSITSSLYGNQNSVAPPPPNLHRINQAGSQQQHVTSQKRFQTMSSHPLLGSALTAPKRKRGRPRKLSGSSDTPLDSKGDGQGSGGDLVQGSPEMMEMKMGLDFQSETNSTRNSEPTENGTDTPEPVTPKVKREPEPTPSTSAQAPDETFARPPSRQGSEGFQQEIGEDSSTGAGSGVHTQQQASASSPSIRIDFERCFRKEYDATISSKQQQPGSETHHQQLHQTAGDNFESESSSDQKLQSKDQHNLSSSAIFNLVSAESEISQSDFESSFKVENERSEGSVRDFCVKEGDVYRCTVCQRTYTHISNFCRHYVTSHKPNVKYYPCPVCFKEFTRKDNMVAHVKIIHSFKPHHNLTASSGSGGAAGQQR; encoded by the exons ATGTTAGCGGACATAAACGGGAACCTGGCGGATCTGAGAAGCGAAGCTATGGCGTCGCAGAGGTTTTGTCTCCGCTGGAACAACCACCAAAGCAATCTGCTATCCGTTTTCGATCAGCTACTACACGACGAATCATTCGTGGACGTCACCCTGGCCGTTGAGGGCCAGCTACTCAGAGCTCACAAAATGGTCCTCTCCGCATGCAGTCCCTATTTCCAG GCACTGTTCGTCGGACATCCCGACAAGCACCCAATAGTGATATTGAAGGATGTACCGTACGTCGATATGCGAAGCCTACTGGACTTTATGTATCGCGGTGAAGTGAGCGTAGACCAGGACAGGCTGACGGCTTTTCTCCGGGTCGCCGAGTCCTTGAGGATCAAAGGGTTGACCGAGGTAAACGAGGACAAGTGTGACCTGCCTAGTATAACGTCGTCGTTGTACGGTAACCAAAACTCCGTCGCACCGCCGCCGCCGAATTTGCACCGGATAAACCAGGCGGGTTCACAGCAGCAACACGTCACCTCGCAGAAAAGGTTTCAGACGATGTCGAGCCACCCTCTGCTCGGCTCGGCACTCACGGCACCGAAACGGAAACGGGGCAGACCCAGGAAACTAAGCGGTTCGTCCGACACACCCCTCGACTCGAAGGGTGACGGCCAGGGATCCGGCGGCGATCTCGTCCAGGGATCGCCAGAGAtgatggaaatgaaaatgggACTTGATTTCCAGAGCGAGACCAACAGTACGAGGAACAGCGAGCCCACGGAAAATGGTACCGACACACCGGAGCCTGTCACGCCGAAAGTCAAACGAGAACCAGAGCCAACGCCTAGTACCTCGGCGCAAG CTCCAGACGAGACATTTGCTCGGCCGCCTAGTAGACAGGGAAGCGAAGGTTTCCAGCAAG AAATCGGTGAAGACTCGTCGACTGGTGCCGGCAGCGGGGTTCACACGCAGCAGCAGGCATCCGCATCGTCGCCGTCGATCCGCATAGACTTCGAGCGTTGCTTCCGGAAGGAATACGACGCGACGATAAGCTCGAAACAGCAGCAACCGGGAAGCGAAACTCATCATCAGCAGCTCCACCAGACGGCGGGGGATAATTTCGAGTCCGAGTCGTCGTCCGACCAAAAATTACAATCCAAAGATCAGCATAATCTAAGCAGCAGTGCCATATTCAACTTGGTATCGGCCGAGTCAGAGATAAGTCAAAGCGACTTTGAGAGTTCGTTCAAGGTCGAGAACGAGCGGTCCGAGGGTTCGGTTAGGGATTTTTGCGTCAAGGAGGGCGACGTCTATAGGTGTACCGTATGCCAGAGGACGTACACCCACATAAGCAACTTCTGCCGTCACTACGTCACCTCCCACAAACCGAACGTCAAGTACTATCCTTGCCCCGTATGCTTCAAGGAGTTCACGCGGAAGGACAATATG